The Kordia sp. SMS9 genome window below encodes:
- a CDS encoding penicillin-binding protein 1A produces the protein MAKKQVNNKKQKPTKFRKFVKWFWIVFAGGISSIILLFLLASWGALGDMPSFEILENPQTNLASQVISADGKILGKYYLKDNRTPVNYKELPKDLVNALIATEDARFHDHSGIDVRGTVRAFAYLGSKGGASTISQQLARQLFVGVRSRNLFEAGIQKIKEWVIATRLERQYTKEEIIAMYFNIYDFGNNADGIRSAARIYFGKEPKELKIEESAMLVGMFVNSSLFNPRKRPERVKARRNVVLGQMYKYDYITEAVKDSLQELPLVIDYNPESHNEGLGTYFREHLKGFLKKWIKENPKNAKGDKYNIYLDGLKIYTTIDSRMQKYAEESVEEHMKKLQAEFYHQNTKKRNKNAPFAKDVEQKSIDFALERAIRQSERWRIMESEGKSEKDIIASFDRKTPMTVFSWTHKNNRIDTIMTPRDSIKYSKFFLRASFMSLEPQSGKVKAWVGGINYRNFKYDMVKQGKRQIGSTFKPFVYATAIDQLHLSPCDSMPNGPFCIEEGKYGLLEPWCPKNSDGKYEGMRTLKGALGSSVNTVTARLMDKVGPANVRSLAQRLGVESEIPEAPSIALGTPDISLYEMLGAYGTFVNKGVYVKPVIVTRIEDKNGTILYEFVPETKDVLSEEVAYTVVNLMEGVTTNGSGKRLRHKGMERNHVYKDIMTGYPYQFKNPIAGKTGTTQNNSDGWFIGMVPNLISGAWVGGEDRQIRFASTTYGQGASMALPIWGLFMKKCYADTSLSVSADKFPKPDEEDMTIRVDCDKVTTTKDDTKEDPNDKLEGIDF, from the coding sequence ATGGCAAAAAAGCAGGTCAACAACAAAAAACAAAAACCTACCAAATTTAGAAAATTCGTCAAGTGGTTTTGGATTGTCTTCGCAGGAGGAATTTCCAGTATCATCTTATTATTTTTATTAGCTTCTTGGGGAGCTTTGGGTGATATGCCTTCGTTTGAAATCTTAGAAAATCCACAAACAAACTTAGCATCACAGGTGATTTCTGCCGACGGAAAAATATTAGGAAAATACTATCTAAAAGATAACAGAACACCTGTTAATTACAAAGAACTACCAAAAGATTTGGTCAACGCACTCATTGCGACAGAAGATGCGCGTTTTCACGATCATTCCGGAATTGATGTACGCGGAACTGTGAGAGCATTTGCATACTTAGGAAGCAAAGGTGGAGCGAGTACCATTTCGCAACAGTTGGCACGACAATTATTTGTAGGTGTCCGATCGAGAAATTTATTCGAAGCTGGGATACAGAAAATCAAAGAATGGGTCATTGCGACACGCTTAGAACGCCAATACACCAAAGAAGAAATCATTGCGATGTATTTCAATATTTACGATTTTGGAAACAACGCCGATGGAATTCGCTCTGCGGCGCGAATTTACTTTGGGAAAGAGCCGAAAGAATTGAAAATAGAAGAATCGGCAATGTTGGTAGGCATGTTTGTAAACTCTTCTTTATTTAATCCAAGAAAAAGACCAGAACGCGTAAAAGCTCGACGAAATGTAGTGCTTGGGCAAATGTATAAATACGATTACATTACCGAAGCAGTAAAAGACTCATTGCAAGAATTACCATTGGTCATAGATTACAATCCAGAATCGCATAATGAAGGTTTAGGAACGTATTTTAGAGAACACTTAAAAGGATTTTTGAAGAAATGGATCAAAGAAAATCCTAAAAATGCCAAAGGTGATAAGTACAATATTTATCTCGACGGATTAAAAATTTATACGACGATTGATTCGCGCATGCAAAAATATGCAGAAGAATCTGTGGAAGAGCACATGAAAAAACTGCAAGCAGAATTCTACCATCAAAACACGAAAAAACGGAATAAAAATGCACCATTTGCCAAAGATGTTGAGCAAAAATCTATTGATTTCGCTTTAGAAAGAGCCATACGACAATCCGAACGTTGGCGCATCATGGAATCAGAAGGAAAATCAGAAAAAGACATCATAGCTTCTTTTGATCGAAAAACACCGATGACCGTTTTTTCATGGACACACAAAAACAATCGCATCGACACCATTATGACGCCGCGTGATTCTATCAAGTATTCAAAATTCTTTTTGCGTGCAAGTTTTATGTCGTTAGAACCACAATCAGGAAAAGTAAAAGCGTGGGTTGGCGGTATCAATTATAGAAACTTTAAATATGACATGGTCAAACAAGGAAAGCGTCAAATTGGTTCTACATTTAAGCCTTTTGTATACGCTACCGCGATTGATCAATTGCACTTATCACCTTGCGATTCTATGCCAAACGGACCGTTTTGTATTGAAGAAGGCAAATACGGTTTGTTAGAACCTTGGTGTCCAAAAAACTCCGATGGAAAATACGAAGGCATGCGAACGCTGAAAGGTGCGTTGGGAAGCTCGGTAAATACAGTGACAGCGCGTTTAATGGACAAAGTAGGTCCAGCCAATGTGCGCTCTTTAGCACAGCGATTGGGTGTAGAATCTGAAATACCAGAAGCACCATCCATTGCTTTAGGAACACCAGATATTTCACTCTACGAAATGTTGGGTGCGTACGGAACTTTTGTCAATAAAGGGGTGTACGTAAAACCCGTAATTGTGACACGAATTGAAGATAAAAACGGAACCATTCTTTACGAATTTGTGCCAGAAACCAAAGATGTATTGAGTGAAGAAGTTGCGTATACCGTTGTCAACTTGATGGAAGGTGTTACCACAAATGGTTCGGGAAAAAGATTGCGCCACAAGGGAATGGAAAGAAACCATGTATACAAAGATATCATGACAGGGTATCCATACCAATTCAAAAATCCAATCGCAGGAAAAACAGGAACCACACAAAACAACAGTGATGGTTGGTTTATTGGAATGGTACCTAATTTAATTTCTGGAGCTTGGGTTGGAGGCGAAGATCGTCAAATTCGCTTTGCGAGCACAACCTACGGACAAGGAGCTTCCATGGCATTGCCAATTTGGGGATTATTTATGAAGAAATGCTATGCAGATACTTCGTTATCTGTTTCGGCAGACAAATTCCCAAAACCTGACGAAGAAGATATGACGATCAGAGTGGATTGTGACAAAGTTACGACCACTAAAGACGATACCAAAGAAGATCCTAATGATAAATTGGAAGGAATTGATTTTTGA
- a CDS encoding gliding motility lipoprotein GldH — protein sequence MQSLTKSAFFIAILSILLISCDGNRVYDQYVSTGNSWDKDTPLTFKFQQPDTIHKYNLFINVRNTNEYEFRNLFLIVNMNFPNGNVVKDTLAYEMAKPNGEWLGTGMTTKESKLSYKPNVRFPFEGTYEVSIQQAMRKINEPQGIQSLQGITEVGFRIEKK from the coding sequence ATGCAAAGCCTAACTAAAAGCGCATTTTTTATAGCTATTCTTAGTATCCTACTCATTTCTTGTGATGGCAACCGTGTGTATGACCAATATGTTTCTACAGGAAACTCTTGGGACAAAGACACGCCTCTGACATTCAAATTCCAACAGCCAGACACGATACACAAATACAATTTGTTTATCAATGTGAGAAACACCAACGAATATGAATTTCGTAACTTGTTTCTCATTGTCAACATGAACTTTCCAAATGGAAATGTTGTCAAAGATACCTTAGCGTACGAAATGGCAAAACCAAATGGAGAATGGCTTGGTACAGGTATGACGACCAAAGAAAGTAAACTTTCATACAAACCAAACGTACGTTTTCCGTTTGAAGGAACGTATGAAGTAAGCATACAACAAGCCATGCGAAAAATTAATGAGCCTCAAGGAATCCAGAGCTTACAAGGAATTACAGAGGTTGGCTTTAGAATCGAAAAAAAATAG
- a CDS encoding four helix bundle protein gives MRNDKDNVIVQLTFEFSLQVIKFSEELRSLHKYEMSSQIFRSGTSIGANIREAQNAESKADFIHKFKISAKEADELEYWLLLCEKSEFYPNPTKKLFSDLTSIIKIISKIIATAKRR, from the coding sequence ATGAGAAACGACAAGGACAACGTAATTGTACAACTAACTTTTGAATTTTCTCTTCAAGTTATTAAGTTCTCTGAAGAATTAAGGAGTTTGCATAAATACGAAATGAGTTCTCAAATTTTTAGAAGTGGAACGTCCATAGGAGCGAACATAAGAGAAGCGCAAAATGCAGAAAGTAAAGCAGATTTTATTCATAAGTTTAAGATTTCTGCGAAAGAAGCAGACGAATTGGAATATTGGTTGTTATTATGTGAGAAATCAGAGTTTTATCCAAATCCGACAAAAAAACTATTTTCAGATTTGACATCCATCATAAAAATAATAAGTAAAATCATAGCAACCGCTAAACGAAGATGA
- a CDS encoding rhodanese-related sulfurtransferase, which yields MQLYNKLSAKERAELIAKAGKERLTISFYKYAHIGNPEILRNHLFINWDKLDVLGRIYVSYEGINAQLSVPAENFNAFKDHLDTIAFLENVRLNVAIEQDNMSFLKLKVKVRDKIVADGLEDENFDVTDKGVHVAAEQFNALLDDENTILVDMRNHYESEIGHFQGAITPDVDTFRDSLPIIEDDLQAHKEDKNLVMYCTGGIRCEKASAYFKHKGFKKVYQLEGGIINYARQVEAQNLENKFIGKNFVFDHRRGERISEDIIANCHQCGNPCDTHVNCANEACHLLFIQCKSCAEAMNDCCSDDCKEVHSLPADVQKELRKGKEVSNKIFKKGRSEVLKYKK from the coding sequence ATGCAACTGTACAATAAATTAAGTGCGAAGGAAAGAGCTGAACTCATCGCTAAAGCGGGAAAAGAACGCCTAACGATATCTTTCTACAAATACGCACACATCGGAAATCCAGAAATTTTACGAAATCACTTATTTATCAACTGGGACAAACTCGACGTTTTAGGTCGAATTTATGTGTCGTACGAAGGTATAAATGCACAACTTTCCGTGCCTGCCGAAAATTTTAATGCATTCAAAGACCATTTGGATACAATTGCCTTTTTAGAAAACGTACGTTTAAATGTTGCCATTGAGCAAGACAATATGTCGTTCCTAAAACTAAAAGTGAAAGTACGCGATAAAATTGTAGCGGATGGATTGGAAGATGAAAATTTCGATGTTACTGACAAAGGCGTACACGTTGCCGCAGAACAATTTAATGCATTGCTCGATGATGAAAATACCATTCTTGTTGATATGCGAAATCATTACGAAAGTGAAATTGGTCATTTTCAAGGTGCCATCACGCCCGACGTGGATACATTTAGAGACTCATTGCCCATCATAGAAGACGATTTACAAGCACACAAAGAAGACAAAAACTTAGTCATGTATTGTACAGGCGGCATTCGTTGCGAAAAAGCCAGTGCATACTTTAAGCACAAAGGGTTTAAAAAAGTATATCAGCTAGAAGGTGGAATTATCAATTATGCGCGCCAAGTAGAAGCGCAAAACTTGGAAAACAAATTCATCGGTAAAAACTTTGTATTCGATCACCGAAGAGGCGAGCGTATTTCAGAAGACATTATTGCCAACTGTCACCAATGTGGAAATCCGTGCGATACGCATGTAAACTGCGCCAATGAAGCCTGCCACTTGCTATTTATTCAGTGTAAATCTTGTGCGGAAGCCATGAATGATTGCTGCTCTGACGACTGTAAAGAAGTACACAGCTTGCCAGCAGATGTGCAAAAAGAATTGCGCAAAGGAAAAGAAGTCAGCAACAAAATATTCAAAAAAGGACGATCAGAAGTATTGAAGTATAAAAAGTAG
- a CDS encoding regulatory iron-sulfur-containing complex subunit RicT: MSCNSCSTGKDGQPRGCKNNGTCGTDSCNKLTVFNWLSNMSLPSNQKPFDCVEVRFKNSRKHFYRNTENLTLSIGDIVATEASPGHDVGIVTLTGELVRVQMRKKKVSPESEEIKKVYRKASQKDIDVWSRSRDREEEIKKRSRELAIALGLQMKISDVEFQGDASKATFYYTAEDRVDFRQLIKDMAKAFSIRIEMRQIGFRQEAARLGGIGSCGRELCCSTWLTDFRSVNTAAARYQQLSLNPQKLAGQCGKLKCCLNFELDAYLEALQQFPKSDVKLYTEKGIAVCQKTDIFKGHIWYAYEGEWMNWHKLTTDQANEIIALNAKKEKVISLEEYALELIEEDENTKTNFENVVGQDSLTRFDKKPTRNRKRRGAQHKKKRRNNNTKTGATAKNTNNNQKKAGTAPKKGNTGGKNNPRNKNNNRNKATTENARGPKNTGNKNNNRRKKSNKNAKPN; this comes from the coding sequence ATGAGTTGTAACAGTTGTTCAACTGGTAAAGACGGCCAGCCCAGAGGCTGCAAAAACAATGGTACATGCGGTACGGATAGCTGTAACAAGCTCACAGTATTCAATTGGCTGTCAAACATGTCATTGCCTAGCAATCAAAAACCCTTTGATTGTGTAGAAGTGCGCTTTAAAAACAGTAGAAAACATTTTTATAGAAATACAGAAAACTTAACCCTAAGTATTGGTGATATTGTAGCTACAGAAGCGTCTCCTGGACACGATGTAGGTATTGTAACGCTTACAGGCGAATTGGTACGTGTGCAAATGCGCAAGAAAAAAGTAAGTCCTGAAAGTGAAGAAATCAAAAAAGTATACCGAAAAGCTTCTCAAAAAGATATTGATGTTTGGTCGCGTTCGCGCGATAGAGAAGAAGAAATCAAAAAGCGTTCGCGCGAATTGGCAATTGCCCTTGGTTTGCAAATGAAAATCTCAGATGTAGAATTTCAAGGAGATGCCTCCAAAGCAACGTTTTATTATACTGCGGAAGATCGTGTAGACTTTCGTCAGCTTATTAAAGACATGGCAAAAGCCTTTAGCATTCGTATAGAAATGCGCCAAATAGGTTTCCGTCAAGAAGCAGCTCGCTTGGGCGGAATTGGCTCTTGTGGACGCGAATTGTGTTGTTCTACATGGTTGACCGATTTTCGTTCTGTAAATACGGCTGCCGCCAGATATCAGCAACTTTCGTTGAATCCTCAAAAATTGGCAGGACAATGCGGAAAACTTAAATGTTGTCTCAATTTTGAATTAGATGCCTATTTAGAAGCCTTGCAACAATTTCCAAAAAGTGATGTAAAATTATACACAGAAAAAGGAATTGCCGTTTGCCAAAAAACAGATATCTTTAAAGGACATATATGGTACGCGTATGAAGGTGAATGGATGAATTGGCATAAACTCACTACCGATCAAGCCAATGAAATCATCGCGCTAAATGCGAAAAAAGAAAAAGTCATAAGTTTAGAAGAATATGCTTTAGAACTTATTGAAGAAGATGAAAATACTAAAACAAACTTTGAAAACGTTGTAGGACAAGACAGCCTTACACGATTTGATAAAAAACCCACTCGAAACCGAAAAAGAAGAGGCGCACAACACAAGAAAAAGCGTAGAAACAACAATACCAAAACAGGCGCAACTGCAAAAAATACCAACAACAACCAAAAGAAAGCAGGAACCGCTCCTAAAAAAGGCAATACAGGTGGAAAAAACAATCCTCGAAACAAAAACAACAATCGCAATAAAGCGACTACTGAAAATGCGAGAGGACCAAAAAACACCGGTAACAAGAATAACAACAGACGTAAAAAATCGAACAAAAATGCAAAGCCTAACTAA
- a CDS encoding M43 family zinc metalloprotease, which yields MKKQITLLLLSFLFVGMLSAQDRNCSSMDNLQYRKQLDPQLEARMQQIEDFTRQQIQLYGTPKSISGNVITIPVVVHVVYRTSQENISDAQIQSQIDVLNEDFRRTNADADNRWSQAVDTEIQFCLASVDPNGNPTTGITRTSTTRTSFGTNDAIKSASQGGVNAWDTSQYLNMWVGNIGGGILGYAQFPGGNASTDGVVMSPQYFGSSAKGSGFYLSAPFDLGRTTTHEVGHFLNLRHIWGDGNCNVDDFVSDTPNSDGPNYGCTPTHVSCSSTDMVQNYMDYSDDGCMNLYTAGQKARMRAVLNSGGVRRSLALSDKCSSTPPPPPTCDDGVQNGDETGVDCGGSSCAPCQSGCSDNEVILTITFDNYPEETSWSLVTDGGSSVASGSYSAANADGSTVTETLCLPNDCYTFTINDAYGDGICCSYGNGSYTLTGPGGVIQSGGSFGSSETTEFCVGSTPPPTPTCDDGIQNGDETGIDCGGSSCAPCQTGGTTVLHEGFFETGLDGWQDGGSDCFRYNGSRSYEGSFSIRLRDNSGTASAMTSETFDLTPFNQVEFNFYFYPNSMENGEDFWVRYFDGSSWSTVATYASGSSFTNGSFYTATVTLDSSQVNFASNSRFRVQCDASANADQVYIDQVTITGINGGARTKADGIQVLRSGPPSTSSNDLLITPTITRGDITVNLASYNVNSAYRILNLLGQTVQEGSLKDGRLNVSVLKTGVYLLEVTDEEETIIQKFVKQ from the coding sequence ATGAAAAAACAAATTACTTTACTCTTATTGAGTTTTCTATTTGTTGGAATGCTATCGGCTCAAGATCGAAATTGTTCCTCAATGGATAACTTACAATACAGAAAACAACTCGATCCACAATTGGAAGCACGCATGCAGCAAATTGAGGATTTTACAAGACAACAAATTCAATTATACGGAACACCTAAAAGTATCTCTGGAAATGTAATTACAATTCCTGTAGTAGTACATGTTGTTTATAGAACCAGCCAAGAAAACATTAGCGATGCACAAATACAATCGCAAATAGATGTATTAAACGAAGATTTTAGAAGAACAAACGCGGATGCGGACAACAGATGGTCGCAAGCGGTAGATACAGAAATTCAATTCTGTTTGGCTTCTGTTGATCCGAACGGTAATCCTACCACAGGAATCACAAGAACATCAACTACTAGAACTTCTTTTGGGACAAATGATGCTATCAAAAGTGCATCTCAAGGCGGAGTTAATGCTTGGGATACTTCTCAATACCTAAACATGTGGGTAGGAAACATTGGTGGAGGAATCTTAGGATACGCACAATTTCCAGGTGGAAATGCTTCTACTGACGGAGTTGTGATGAGCCCACAATATTTTGGAAGTAGTGCTAAAGGATCAGGATTTTACCTGTCAGCTCCTTTCGATTTAGGAAGAACAACTACACACGAAGTAGGTCACTTTTTAAACTTACGTCATATTTGGGGAGATGGAAACTGTAACGTAGATGATTTTGTATCTGATACACCAAATTCCGATGGTCCAAACTATGGATGTACACCAACACACGTTTCTTGTTCAAGTACAGACATGGTCCAAAACTATATGGATTACTCAGATGATGGATGTATGAACTTATATACAGCTGGACAAAAAGCACGTATGCGTGCTGTATTAAATTCTGGCGGTGTACGAAGAAGTTTAGCATTATCAGATAAATGTAGTTCAACACCACCACCGCCACCAACATGTGATGACGGAGTTCAAAATGGTGATGAAACTGGAGTAGATTGTGGAGGTTCATCATGTGCGCCATGTCAATCAGGTTGCTCGGATAATGAAGTAATTTTAACGATTACATTTGATAATTACCCTGAAGAAACTTCTTGGTCGTTAGTAACTGACGGAGGATCAAGCGTGGCATCTGGAAGCTACTCGGCTGCAAATGCAGATGGTTCAACGGTTACAGAAACGTTATGTTTACCAAACGATTGCTATACATTTACAATTAATGATGCGTACGGAGACGGAATTTGCTGTTCTTACGGAAACGGATCGTATACATTAACAGGACCGGGCGGAGTAATTCAGTCTGGAGGAAGTTTTGGTTCATCTGAAACTACAGAATTCTGTGTAGGTAGCACACCGCCGCCAACACCAACTTGTGATGATGGAATTCAGAATGGTGACGAAACAGGCATTGACTGTGGAGGTTCATCATGTGCGCCATGTCAAACTGGAGGAACTACAGTATTACACGAAGGATTCTTTGAAACTGGCCTAGACGGATGGCAAGATGGAGGAAGCGACTGTTTCCGTTACAACGGATCACGTTCGTACGAAGGATCATTCTCTATCCGTTTACGTGACAACTCTGGAACTGCTTCGGCAATGACTTCAGAAACCTTTGATTTAACCCCATTCAATCAAGTAGAATTTAACTTCTATTTCTATCCAAATTCAATGGAAAATGGAGAAGATTTCTGGGTACGTTATTTCGATGGATCTTCTTGGAGTACGGTAGCAACCTATGCGAGTGGAAGTAGCTTTACCAATGGAAGCTTCTATACAGCAACTGTGACCTTAGACAGTAGTCAAGTAAACTTTGCCTCTAACTCACGATTCAGAGTACAGTGTGATGCAAGTGCCAATGCAGATCAAGTTTATATTGATCAAGTAACCATCACAGGTATCAACGGAGGTGCAAGAACAAAAGCGGATGGAATACAAGTATTGCGTAGCGGACCACCAAGCACTTCAAGCAATGATCTTTTAATAACACCAACCATTACACGTGGTGATATTACAGTGAACTTAGCAAGCTATAACGTTAATTCAGCGTATAGAATCTTAAATTTACTCGGTCAAACTGTACAAGAAGGAAGCTTGAAAGACGGGCGACTAAATGTAAGCGTACTGAAAACAGGTGTATACTTGTTAGAAGTAACGGATGAAGAAGAAACAATTATTCAGAAGTTTGTAAAGCAATAA
- the recA gene encoding recombinase RecA produces the protein MSTDKEKEAKLKALKLTLDKLDKTYGKGAVMKLGDSVVEEVDTIPTGSLGLDIALGVGGYPRGRVVEIYGPESSGKTTLTLHAMAEAQKKGGIAAFIDAEHAFDRFYAESLGVDIDNLIISQPDHGEQALEIADNLIRSGAIDIVVIDSVAALTPKSEIEGEMGDSKMGLHARLMSQALRKLTASISKTNCTVIFINQLREKIGVMFGNPETTTGGNALKFYASVRLDIRRSTQIKSTDGEVKGNKTRVKVVKNKVAPPFKTVEFDIMYGAGVSKVGEILDIGVNYEIIKKSGSWFSYGDSKLGQGRDAVKTLLEDNPELLEELEIKIKDAIANS, from the coding sequence ATGAGTACAGATAAAGAAAAAGAAGCAAAATTAAAAGCGTTAAAATTAACCCTCGATAAGCTAGACAAAACCTACGGTAAAGGTGCTGTGATGAAATTGGGTGATTCTGTTGTAGAAGAAGTGGATACCATTCCTACAGGTTCGCTTGGTTTAGATATTGCCTTAGGCGTTGGTGGATATCCAAGAGGAAGAGTTGTTGAAATTTATGGGCCTGAATCTTCAGGTAAAACAACGTTGACTTTACATGCCATGGCAGAAGCTCAGAAAAAAGGTGGAATTGCAGCGTTTATTGATGCAGAACACGCTTTTGATCGTTTTTATGCTGAAAGTTTAGGTGTTGATATTGATAATTTAATTATTTCTCAACCAGATCATGGAGAGCAAGCCTTGGAAATTGCTGATAATTTAATTCGTTCTGGCGCGATTGATATTGTAGTAATTGACTCTGTTGCCGCATTGACGCCAAAAAGTGAGATTGAAGGTGAAATGGGAGATTCTAAAATGGGATTGCATGCGCGTTTGATGTCGCAAGCCTTACGTAAATTAACAGCTTCTATCAGCAAAACCAATTGTACAGTAATCTTCATTAACCAATTGCGTGAAAAAATTGGTGTGATGTTTGGAAACCCAGAAACTACAACTGGAGGAAATGCCTTAAAGTTTTATGCTTCTGTTCGTTTAGATATCAGACGTTCTACACAAATAAAAAGTACGGATGGCGAAGTAAAAGGAAACAAAACACGTGTAAAAGTGGTGAAAAACAAAGTTGCACCACCATTTAAAACGGTTGAGTTTGACATTATGTATGGCGCTGGAGTTTCTAAAGTAGGAGAAATTTTAGACATCGGTGTAAATTACGAAATCATAAAAAAGAGTGGTTCTTGGTTTAGTTATGGCGACTCCAAACTTGGACAAGGTCGTGATGCTGTAAAAACCTTATTAGAAGACAATCCAGAATTATTGGAAGAACTAGAAATTAAAATAAAAGATGCTATTGCCAATAGCTAA
- a CDS encoding CoA transferase subunit B translates to MLDKNGIAKRIAKEVRDGYYVNLGIGIPTLVANFVRDDIEVEFQSENGVLGMGPFPFEGEEDADIINAGKQTITTLPGASFFDSATSFSMIRGKHVDLTILGAMEVAENGDIANWKIPGKMVKGMGGAMDLVASAENIIVAMMHTNKRGASKLLKKCSLPLTGVGCVKKVVTNLAVLEITSDGFILLERAPGVSVEEIEKATEGNLIVNGDIPEMQL, encoded by the coding sequence ATGTTAGACAAAAACGGAATCGCAAAACGAATTGCAAAAGAAGTAAGAGATGGATACTATGTAAACTTAGGAATCGGAATTCCTACGTTGGTGGCTAATTTTGTAAGAGATGATATAGAAGTAGAATTTCAAAGTGAAAACGGCGTGCTCGGAATGGGACCTTTTCCTTTTGAAGGAGAAGAAGATGCCGATATTATCAATGCAGGAAAACAAACCATTACCACCTTGCCAGGCGCTAGTTTTTTTGACTCCGCTACGAGTTTCTCTATGATTCGAGGCAAACATGTCGATTTAACAATTTTGGGCGCCATGGAAGTTGCGGAGAACGGAGATATTGCCAATTGGAAAATTCCAGGGAAAATGGTCAAAGGAATGGGCGGCGCAATGGATTTGGTCGCTTCTGCAGAAAATATCATTGTGGCAATGATGCACACCAATAAAAGAGGTGCTTCCAAACTATTGAAAAAATGTTCCTTACCACTTACGGGAGTTGGTTGTGTAAAGAAAGTGGTGACCAATTTAGCCGTTTTAGAAATTACTTCTGATGGTTTTATATTATTAGAAAGAGCGCCTGGCGTAAGTGTTGAAGAAATTGAAAAGGCTACGGAAGGCAATTTGATAGTAAACGGCGATATTCCAGAAATGCAACTTTAA
- a CDS encoding CoA transferase subunit A, producing the protein MINKKIHSVQKAVAGVTDNMTLMLGGFGLCGIPENAIAELVQLGVTNLTCISNNAGVDDFGLGLLLQGRQIKKMISSYVGENDEFERQMLSGELEVELTPQGTLAEKCRAAQAGFPAFYTPAGYGTEVAEGKESREFNGKMYILEKAYEADFAFVKAWKGDEAGNLIFKGTARNFNPCMCGAAKITVAEVEELVPAGELDPNQIHIPGIFVQRIFQGAHYEKRIEQRTVRSR; encoded by the coding sequence ATGATTAACAAAAAGATACATTCTGTGCAAAAAGCCGTTGCAGGCGTTACTGATAATATGACGTTGATGCTTGGCGGTTTTGGATTGTGCGGAATTCCCGAAAATGCCATTGCCGAATTGGTACAACTTGGTGTTACAAATTTAACGTGCATCTCAAATAATGCAGGTGTGGACGATTTTGGACTTGGATTATTATTGCAAGGACGACAAATAAAAAAAATGATTTCTTCGTATGTGGGTGAAAACGACGAATTTGAACGTCAAATGTTGTCGGGCGAATTGGAAGTAGAACTCACACCACAAGGAACGCTTGCCGAAAAATGTAGAGCTGCACAGGCAGGATTTCCTGCATTTTATACACCAGCAGGTTATGGAACCGAAGTTGCTGAAGGAAAAGAATCCAGAGAATTTAACGGAAAAATGTACATTTTAGAAAAAGCCTACGAAGCCGATTTTGCGTTTGTAAAAGCTTGGAAAGGTGACGAAGCTGGAAACTTAATCTTCAAAGGAACTGCACGCAACTTTAATCCGTGTATGTGTGGCGCCGCCAAAATTACGGTGGCTGAGGTAGAAGAATTGGTGCCTGCGGGCGAATTAGATCCGAATCAAATACACATTCCTGGGATTTTTGTACAACGTATTTTTCAAGGAGCGCATTATGAAAAAAGAATAGAGCAACGCACCGTACGCAGTCGTTAA